The Leucobacter rhizosphaerae genome includes a region encoding these proteins:
- a CDS encoding ABC transporter substrate-binding protein has protein sequence MRQSSSRRALTLLSLTAAAALTLSACSSSSEDSGGDASAETVNIGISQLVQHPALDAATEGFKQAFIDAGYVEGETVNFDEQNANGEQATAVTIAQNFASIDLDLVLAVATPAAQAAAQAITDKPVLFTAVTDAVSAELVESDEEPGANVTGTSDMAPLADQLALLQEIVPDAKKVGIVYASGEVNSEVQVKAAEEAAKDLDIEIVTKTVTTANDIANATEALGDVDAIYVPTDNMVVAGISSLIQVAETKQIPVIGAESGTVEGGAIATLGIDYETLGKQTGEMAIKIIEGADPATTPVEFASEFTYVVNPAAAERMGVTVPEEILSQAEIIE, from the coding sequence ATGCGACAGTCCTCGTCTCGCCGCGCGCTCACGCTGCTGAGCCTCACCGCCGCCGCCGCGCTCACCCTCTCCGCCTGCTCCTCGTCGAGCGAGGACTCGGGCGGTGACGCCTCCGCGGAGACGGTCAACATCGGGATCAGCCAGCTCGTGCAGCACCCGGCGCTCGACGCGGCGACCGAGGGCTTCAAGCAGGCCTTCATCGACGCAGGGTACGTCGAGGGCGAGACCGTGAACTTCGACGAGCAGAACGCCAACGGCGAGCAGGCCACCGCCGTCACCATCGCGCAGAACTTCGCGTCGATCGATCTCGACCTCGTGCTCGCGGTCGCGACCCCGGCAGCCCAGGCCGCCGCGCAGGCCATCACCGACAAGCCGGTCCTCTTCACGGCCGTCACCGACGCCGTCTCGGCCGAGCTCGTCGAGTCCGACGAGGAGCCGGGCGCGAACGTGACCGGCACGAGCGACATGGCCCCGCTCGCCGACCAACTCGCCCTGCTCCAGGAGATCGTGCCCGACGCCAAGAAGGTCGGCATCGTCTACGCCTCGGGCGAGGTCAACTCCGAGGTGCAGGTCAAGGCGGCCGAGGAGGCTGCGAAGGATCTCGACATCGAGATCGTCACGAAGACCGTGACCACCGCCAATGACATCGCCAACGCCACCGAGGCGCTGGGTGACGTCGACGCGATCTACGTGCCGACCGACAACATGGTCGTCGCCGGCATCTCCTCGCTGATCCAGGTCGCCGAGACCAAGCAGATCCCCGTGATCGGCGCCGAGTCGGGCACCGTCGAGGGCGGCGCGATCGCGACGCTCGGCATCGACTACGAGACGCTCGGCAAGCAGACCGGCGAGATGGCCATCAAGATCATCGAGGGCGCGGATCCCGCGACCACCCCCGTCGAGTTCGCGAGCGAGTTCACGTACGTCGTGAACCCCGCTGCGGCCGAGCGCATGGGCGTCACGGTGCCCGAGGAGATCCTCTCCCAGGCCGAGATCATCGAGTAG
- a CDS encoding ABC transporter permease, producing MIGALELGLIYGVMALGVYLTFKVLNFPDLTVDGSFTTGAAVAAALITNGHSPVLATLAGGGAGLVAGVITGLLHTKGKIDGLLAGILTMIALWSINLRIMGTAKEGSAVAANLPLLRADTVFTPLRDADLLGTWSGVAIIAAVVLLFKFVVDWFLSTSLGLAIQATGDNGPMIRSFGVSTDRTTILTLALSNGLVALCGAFVAQYQGFADISMGIGLILVGLASVILGQAVFGSRFIWIASFAVVFGAVLYRLIIFFAMRVGLDPNDMKLVTAVLVVLALLLPRWGFLKRVPSLRNRGGRAPRGADPSAPDPALATAAASSSMAPAAAAPASTETPGR from the coding sequence ATGATCGGCGCACTCGAGCTCGGGCTCATCTACGGGGTGATGGCCCTCGGGGTCTACCTCACCTTCAAAGTGCTGAACTTCCCCGACCTCACGGTCGACGGCAGCTTCACCACCGGGGCCGCCGTCGCGGCTGCGCTGATCACGAACGGTCACAGTCCTGTCCTCGCCACCCTCGCGGGTGGCGGGGCGGGGCTCGTCGCCGGTGTCATCACCGGGCTGCTGCACACGAAGGGCAAGATCGATGGCCTGCTGGCCGGGATCCTGACCATGATCGCGCTGTGGTCGATCAACCTGCGGATCATGGGCACGGCGAAAGAGGGATCCGCGGTCGCCGCGAATCTGCCGCTGCTCCGCGCCGACACCGTCTTCACCCCGCTCCGCGATGCCGACCTGCTGGGGACGTGGTCCGGGGTCGCGATCATCGCGGCTGTCGTCCTCCTCTTCAAGTTCGTCGTCGACTGGTTCCTGTCGACCAGCCTGGGCCTCGCGATCCAGGCGACGGGTGACAACGGCCCGATGATCCGGAGCTTCGGCGTGAGCACCGACCGCACCACGATCCTGACCCTCGCCCTCTCCAACGGGCTCGTCGCCCTCTGCGGCGCGTTCGTCGCCCAGTACCAGGGCTTCGCCGACATCAGCATGGGCATCGGCCTCATCCTCGTCGGCCTCGCCTCCGTGATCCTCGGCCAGGCGGTCTTCGGATCCCGGTTCATCTGGATCGCGAGCTTCGCGGTCGTCTTCGGCGCGGTGCTCTACCGCCTCATCATCTTCTTCGCCATGCGCGTCGGCCTCGACCCGAACGACATGAAGCTGGTGACGGCCGTGCTCGTCGTGCTCGCGCTGCTGCTGCCCCGCTGGGGGTTCCTGAAGCGTGTGCCGTCACTCCGCAACCGGGGCGGCCGTGCGCCGCGCGGAGCGGATCCGTCGGCTCCAGATCCGGCACTCGCCACCGCAGCAGCCTCGAGCTCCATGGCACCCGCCGCCGCGGCCCCCGCTTCCACCGAGACCCCAGGGCGGTAA
- a CDS encoding ABC transporter ATP-binding protein has protein sequence MLVIDSIDKTFFPGTVNERRALAGLSLSLNEGDFVTVIGSNGAGKSTLLNAISGRYSVDSGSIEIDGKRVNKLKEYQRAAYVGRVFQDPMAGTAPDLTIEQNLALAVRRGKPRGLGLALTRALRDRFREELTALELGLEHRLTAKVGLLSGGQRQALSLLMAGFTHPSILLLDEHTAALDPQRAALVTELTDRIVTQGGLTTLMVTHNMEQALRLGNRLIMMHEGRIVFEADEARKQQLTVAGLLEEFAKIKGAQLDDRALLT, from the coding sequence ATGCTGGTGATCGACTCCATCGACAAGACCTTCTTCCCGGGCACGGTCAACGAGCGCCGCGCACTCGCGGGCCTCAGCCTGAGCCTGAACGAGGGCGACTTCGTCACCGTGATCGGCTCGAACGGCGCGGGCAAGTCCACGCTGCTCAACGCCATCTCCGGCCGCTACAGCGTCGACTCGGGCAGCATCGAGATCGACGGCAAGCGCGTCAACAAGCTCAAGGAGTACCAGCGGGCCGCGTACGTCGGCCGGGTGTTCCAGGATCCGATGGCCGGCACCGCGCCCGACCTCACGATCGAGCAGAACCTTGCGCTGGCGGTGCGCCGCGGGAAGCCGCGCGGGCTCGGGCTCGCGCTCACCCGTGCGCTGCGGGATCGGTTCCGAGAGGAGCTCACGGCCCTGGAGCTCGGCCTCGAGCACCGTCTCACGGCGAAGGTCGGCCTGCTCTCGGGTGGGCAGCGCCAGGCGCTCTCCCTGCTCATGGCCGGGTTCACGCACCCGAGCATCCTGCTGCTCGACGAGCACACCGCCGCGCTCGATCCGCAGCGGGCGGCGCTCGTGACGGAGCTCACGGACCGCATCGTGACCCAGGGCGGGCTCACGACGCTCATGGTGACGCACAACATGGAGCAGGCGCTGCGGCTCGGCAATCGCCTGATCATGATGCACGAGGGGCGCATCGTGTTCGAGGCCGATGAGGCGCGCAAGCAGCAGCTCACCGTGGCGGGGCTGCTGGAGGAGTTCGCCAAGATCAAGGGAGCCCAGCTCGACGACCGCGCGCTGCTGACGTAG
- a CDS encoding proline dehydrogenase family protein produces the protein MADEPTASDSVWRALAAPSERRASAWLESVRRGDVSAAEMLGGMQRDPESFEFTRRLIELVAGTQDAFTSAMGLREMAQEVPAAMPVRDRLAVRAGGVASLGLPWAVMPVARRWLRDRVSHLVLAAKLPTGATPGRLGVLTEALREHTEAGAVPVVVPLGDEVHGPAGALAEATRLAALASHPAVKHLVVDPARIAPGGSDWSADLDVTRAATALRPILAAAAEHDTTIHLEPTSVRWARVVPDVLVHALADAEFDRVRIGTRILAELPESREFYDRLSRWAQRRVADGGAPVEVVIGVSGVAGAERIASIQSGLAVPVLEDRCDVTAQLLRLVDLALHPGRAAVLRPVIASEDVRVLAAAVELAADRDIAELVSLQLRSGVAPGLDRVLAAEGSEIRIALPVISPQEFAGAVDTLVRIAAEAADPDSAVSRLEAMLAESSSTGAEPSSTGAEPSSTGPEDTGAEDTDAEGTDAEGTDAEPTAAGSGSGAEAAERALFAAAAIAAEQDAPTSHRTQRRAREWDPTERDSALFYRAPDEPARFETGGLTAAVLGLSRGSTGDLRLGELAPPKAIPAVSGSGFAAEPETDASTAENREWARGLLERAAQRTEERDLANETVALSPADLDAAAVAQVARTAGEQWAAQPHRIRAVRLRRGALAVVAARDRLLQALAVDTGAPIAELDAEINDIVDAGRYCGQLAEGLAAVRGATFVPDRLVMVVADAVTALSAQADAVLAGLAAGSGVLWVVPQRLHRSAAVLVEEWEVGGITAGAVRLETVFAGRTLGALAADENIDRAVVLGDRAEARDLARRRPDLRIEGHFRVRGSVLVSPSADIGSAIPSIVRSAFRAAGSHPRAVDALVLVAGAARSRRLREGLADAVRALRVGDTSRPGDTDALATDLGPLPVPPSEAGLRALTTLHRGEEWLVQPEQLDEEGRLWSPGVRTGVAPDSPFWEECRGVPVIGILHAHTLTEGVRLQNAPESGAVAGLFATDADEILAWLDTVEAASLSVNRPTTEARIERQPGGGWNDAVMGLPTLSGGPNWLLALGSWRPREGTRSETLHLRGLDPEVQRLIETAQNQLAYEEFDALRRATLSDALAWRTAFGVVRDTVGLGIERNVMRYWPVPTHIRLAEREPVAALLRVLAAALLVRAPVSVSTGEVLPSEVSAFLASQGIEVSLERDDDWMARIAVSGPKGADGVVAERVRLIGGDRVRVAEWMGGLDREALWAEPVTMAGPVELLTLLREQSVSARAHRHGLAVEVPGLDELLAE, from the coding sequence ATGGCTGACGAACCCACTGCTTCGGATTCGGTCTGGCGCGCGTTGGCCGCGCCGAGTGAGCGCCGCGCGAGCGCCTGGCTCGAGTCGGTGCGTCGCGGCGACGTCTCCGCGGCCGAGATGCTCGGGGGCATGCAGCGGGATCCCGAGAGCTTCGAGTTCACGCGCCGGCTGATCGAGCTCGTCGCCGGCACGCAAGACGCCTTCACCTCCGCGATGGGGCTGCGCGAGATGGCGCAGGAGGTGCCCGCCGCGATGCCGGTGCGGGATCGCCTCGCGGTGCGCGCGGGTGGTGTGGCGTCGCTCGGGCTGCCCTGGGCCGTGATGCCGGTCGCGCGCCGCTGGCTGCGGGATCGGGTCTCGCACCTGGTGCTCGCCGCGAAACTCCCGACCGGCGCCACCCCCGGCCGCCTCGGTGTGCTCACCGAGGCGCTCCGCGAGCACACCGAGGCCGGTGCGGTGCCCGTCGTGGTGCCGCTCGGCGACGAGGTGCACGGCCCCGCGGGCGCGCTCGCGGAGGCGACGCGCCTCGCGGCACTCGCCTCGCACCCCGCCGTCAAGCACCTGGTCGTCGACCCCGCCCGCATCGCCCCCGGCGGCAGCGACTGGTCCGCTGATCTCGACGTGACCCGAGCCGCGACCGCGCTCCGGCCGATCCTCGCGGCCGCAGCGGAGCACGACACCACGATCCACCTCGAACCGACCAGCGTGCGCTGGGCGCGGGTCGTCCCGGACGTGCTCGTGCACGCCCTCGCCGACGCGGAGTTCGACCGGGTGCGGATCGGCACCCGGATCCTCGCCGAGCTGCCCGAGTCGCGGGAGTTCTATGATCGGCTCAGCCGCTGGGCGCAGCGGCGCGTCGCGGACGGCGGCGCCCCGGTCGAGGTCGTCATCGGCGTCTCGGGGGTCGCCGGTGCCGAGCGCATCGCCTCGATCCAGAGCGGACTCGCCGTGCCGGTGCTCGAGGATCGCTGCGACGTCACCGCGCAACTGCTTCGACTCGTCGACCTGGCGCTGCACCCCGGTCGCGCCGCCGTGCTGCGCCCGGTGATCGCGAGCGAGGACGTCCGGGTGCTCGCTGCCGCCGTGGAACTCGCCGCGGATCGCGATATTGCGGAACTGGTGTCGCTGCAGCTGCGCAGCGGCGTCGCCCCGGGCCTCGATCGGGTGCTCGCCGCGGAGGGTAGCGAGATCCGGATCGCGCTGCCGGTCATCTCGCCGCAGGAGTTCGCGGGCGCCGTGGACACGCTCGTCCGGATCGCCGCCGAGGCCGCGGATCCGGATTCGGCCGTCTCGCGGCTGGAGGCGATGCTCGCCGAGTCATCGAGCACCGGCGCCGAGCCATCGAGCACTGGCGCCGAGCCATCGAGCACTGGCCCCGAGGACACCGGCGCCGAGGACACCGACGCCGAGGGCACCGATGCCGAGGGCACCGATGCCGAGCCCACCGCCGCGGGATCCGGATCCGGCGCCGAAGCCGCGGAGCGCGCACTCTTCGCCGCCGCCGCGATCGCCGCCGAGCAGGACGCCCCCACCTCGCACCGCACGCAGCGTCGTGCCCGGGAATGGGATCCGACCGAGCGCGACAGCGCCCTCTTCTACCGCGCACCCGACGAACCGGCGCGCTTCGAGACGGGCGGCCTCACCGCCGCGGTGCTCGGACTGAGTCGTGGCTCGACCGGCGACCTGCGCCTCGGGGAGCTCGCCCCGCCGAAGGCGATCCCCGCCGTCTCCGGCTCCGGATTCGCCGCAGAGCCCGAAACCGACGCGAGCACCGCGGAGAACCGCGAGTGGGCGCGAGGCCTGTTGGAGCGCGCGGCGCAGCGGACCGAGGAGCGCGACCTCGCGAACGAGACCGTGGCGCTCTCGCCCGCGGACCTCGACGCCGCAGCCGTGGCCCAGGTCGCGCGCACGGCGGGGGAGCAGTGGGCCGCCCAGCCCCACCGCATCCGCGCGGTCCGGCTGCGCCGCGGGGCGCTCGCGGTTGTCGCCGCCCGCGACCGGCTCCTGCAGGCCCTCGCGGTCGACACCGGGGCGCCGATCGCCGAGCTCGACGCCGAGATCAACGACATCGTCGATGCGGGTCGGTACTGCGGCCAGCTCGCCGAGGGGCTCGCGGCTGTGCGCGGCGCGACTTTCGTGCCCGACCGGCTCGTGATGGTCGTGGCCGACGCCGTCACCGCACTGTCGGCGCAGGCGGACGCGGTGCTCGCCGGCCTCGCCGCGGGCAGCGGGGTGCTGTGGGTCGTGCCGCAGCGGCTGCACCGATCAGCTGCTGTGCTGGTCGAGGAGTGGGAGGTCGGCGGGATCACCGCGGGCGCCGTGCGCCTCGAGACCGTGTTCGCCGGTCGCACCCTGGGCGCGCTCGCGGCTGACGAGAACATCGACCGCGCCGTGGTGCTCGGTGACCGAGCCGAGGCGCGCGACCTCGCGCGACGGCGACCGGACCTGCGGATCGAGGGGCACTTCCGCGTGCGTGGATCGGTGCTCGTGTCCCCGTCCGCCGACATCGGGAGCGCGATCCCGAGCATCGTCCGCTCCGCTTTCCGCGCCGCGGGGTCCCACCCGCGCGCGGTCGACGCGCTCGTGCTGGTGGCGGGTGCGGCGCGCTCCCGACGTCTCCGCGAGGGGCTCGCCGATGCGGTGCGGGCCCTGCGGGTGGGCGACACCTCCCGACCCGGTGACACCGACGCCCTGGCCACCGACCTCGGTCCGCTGCCGGTGCCGCCGAGCGAGGCCGGGTTGCGGGCGCTCACCACTCTGCATCGCGGCGAGGAGTGGCTCGTGCAACCCGAGCAGCTCGACGAGGAGGGGCGGCTCTGGAGTCCCGGGGTGCGCACCGGGGTCGCGCCCGACTCGCCGTTCTGGGAGGAGTGCCGCGGTGTGCCCGTCATCGGGATCCTCCACGCGCACACGCTGACCGAGGGCGTCCGTCTGCAGAACGCACCCGAGAGCGGTGCCGTCGCAGGACTCTTCGCGACGGACGCCGACGAGATCCTCGCCTGGCTCGACACGGTCGAGGCGGCGTCCTTGTCGGTGAACCGCCCCACGACCGAGGCGCGCATCGAGCGCCAGCCCGGGGGCGGCTGGAACGACGCCGTGATGGGGTTGCCGACGCTGTCGGGCGGGCCCAACTGGCTGCTGGCGCTCGGCTCCTGGCGGCCGCGTGAGGGCACCCGCAGCGAGACCCTGCATCTGCGCGGGCTCGATCCCGAGGTGCAGCGGCTCATCGAGACGGCGCAGAATCAACTCGCGTACGAGGAGTTCGACGCTCTGCGGCGAGCGACCCTCTCGGACGCGCTCGCCTGGCGCACCGCGTTCGGTGTCGTCCGCGACACCGTGGGGCTCGGGATCGAGCGCAACGTCATGCGCTACTGGCCCGTGCCCACGCACATCCGGCTCGCCGAGCGCGAACCGGTCGCGGCGCTGCTGCGGGTCCTCGCCGCCGCGCTGCTGGTGCGGGCGCCGGTGTCGGTGTCGACCGGCGAGGTGCTGCCGAGCGAGGTCTCGGCCTTTCTCGCGAGCCAGGGGATCGAGGTGTCGCTTGAGCGCGACGACGACTGGATGGCGCGGATCGCCGTCTCGGGGCCGAAGGGCGCCGACGGCGTGGTGGCCGAGCGCGTGCGGCTCATCGGGGGCGACCGCGTGCGGGTCGCCGAGTGGATGGGCGGGCTCGACCGCGAGGCGCTGTGGGCCGAGCCGGTCACGATGGCCGGGCCGGTCGAGCTGCTGACGCTGCTGCGCGAGCAGTCGGTGTCGGCGCGGGCGCACCGCCACGGGCTCGCGGTCGAGGTGCCGGGGCTCGACGAGCTGCTCGCCGAGTAG
- a CDS encoding GNAT family N-acetyltransferase codes for MRALPAEISLRRADGFDAVPPQTFYRIAKLRQEIFVIEQDCVYLDLDGRDLEPSTIQVWAETDDGRIASSVRILNEDAAEPGLRSIGRVVTAPIWRGRGIAAAVLRDAIAACDGHPILIHAQSHLAEWYGRFGFAPSGPGFLEDGIPHTPMRIG; via the coding sequence ATGCGTGCACTCCCCGCCGAGATCAGCCTCCGCCGCGCCGACGGCTTCGACGCCGTGCCGCCGCAGACGTTCTACCGGATCGCGAAGCTCCGCCAGGAGATCTTCGTGATCGAGCAGGACTGCGTCTACCTCGACCTCGACGGCCGCGATCTCGAGCCGAGCACCATCCAGGTGTGGGCCGAGACCGACGACGGCCGCATCGCCTCGTCCGTCCGGATCCTGAACGAGGACGCCGCAGAGCCCGGCCTCCGCAGCATCGGCCGCGTCGTCACCGCACCGATCTGGCGCGGACGCGGGATCGCCGCGGCCGTGCTCCGCGACGCCATCGCGGCCTGCGACGGTCACCCGATCCTCATCCACGCCCAGTCCCATCTCGCCGAGTGGTACGGCCGCTTCGGGTTCGCCCCGAGCGGCCCGGGGTTCCTGGAGGACGGGATCCCGCACACCCCCATGCGCATCGGCTGA
- a CDS encoding FAS1-like dehydratase domain-containing protein, with protein MSEQSAPTPTYTEWIGRTETVSDVASRSAAIGLASVLDRPLDAAETDRSELLPTGHWLQFTPTAPMNELGADGHPKLGAFMPPLDLPRRMWAGSKLEYHSPITVGQTLDRVTTIESITPKTGSSGRLCFVVLRHDVQADGVQALTERQSIVYREPAVLDPEQPSRQRPPRVSIGAPEGWDWVLSQQPLEATLFRYSALTFNAHRIHYDLPYATREEGYPGLVVHGPLLATYLVEGFLHTHPGAHVSAFEFSARAPIFCGEQIHVVGRAADDTSEELAIIAPDGGTALTARLSYR; from the coding sequence ATGTCCGAACAGTCGGCCCCCACCCCGACCTACACCGAGTGGATCGGTCGCACCGAGACCGTCAGCGACGTTGCCTCACGCTCCGCTGCGATCGGCCTCGCCTCAGTGCTCGACCGCCCGCTCGACGCAGCCGAGACGGACCGATCCGAACTCCTCCCCACGGGCCACTGGCTGCAGTTCACGCCGACCGCTCCCATGAACGAGCTGGGCGCCGACGGCCACCCCAAGCTCGGAGCATTCATGCCGCCGCTCGATCTCCCCCGACGCATGTGGGCAGGAAGCAAGCTCGAGTACCACTCCCCCATCACGGTGGGGCAGACGCTCGATCGCGTCACCACGATCGAATCGATTACCCCGAAAACAGGGTCGTCCGGACGGCTCTGCTTCGTGGTACTGCGTCACGATGTACAGGCCGACGGCGTGCAGGCACTGACTGAGCGCCAGTCCATCGTGTATCGCGAACCAGCCGTGCTCGATCCCGAACAGCCCTCACGGCAGCGCCCGCCGCGTGTCAGCATCGGGGCGCCCGAGGGATGGGACTGGGTCCTCTCGCAGCAGCCGCTCGAGGCCACACTCTTCCGGTACTCGGCACTCACCTTCAACGCGCACCGCATCCACTACGACCTGCCATACGCGACGCGCGAAGAGGGTTACCCCGGCCTGGTGGTGCACGGGCCACTGCTCGCGACCTACCTCGTCGAGGGCTTCCTGCACACGCACCCCGGCGCACATGTTTCGGCATTCGAGTTCAGCGCGCGTGCGCCCATCTTCTGCGGCGAGCAGATCCACGTCGTCGGCCGCGCTGCCGATGACACGAGCGAGGAACTCGCGATCATCGCTCCCGACGGCGGTACGGCGCTCACCGCCCGCCTGAGCTACCGATAG
- a CDS encoding electron transfer flavoprotein subunit beta/FixA family protein, with product MKIVVLVKEVPDTYAERKLNLETGLADRGASDAVIDEICERALEVALSHADTAEGVEIVVLSVAPEGAATNLRKLLAMGAGSAVQVVSEDLLGADLGLTAETIAAVLRAEGFDLVIAGNQSTDGAAGMLASMLAELLEVPVITNLESVAIAADRVTGTRVSDTARTAVAATLPAIISITEQLPDARFPNFKGIMAAKKKPLTVLSLMDLGIDATDMTPARTIMTAISERPPRAAGVTLADGDGVVEQLAAYLAENRLV from the coding sequence GTGAAGATCGTGGTGCTGGTGAAGGAAGTGCCCGACACCTACGCGGAGCGCAAGCTCAACCTTGAGACGGGACTTGCAGACCGGGGCGCTTCGGATGCCGTCATCGACGAGATTTGCGAGCGCGCGCTCGAAGTCGCTCTGTCGCACGCGGACACCGCCGAAGGCGTCGAGATCGTGGTGCTGAGTGTCGCGCCGGAGGGTGCCGCCACGAATCTGCGAAAACTGTTGGCAATGGGGGCCGGTTCGGCGGTGCAGGTGGTGAGTGAAGATTTGCTGGGCGCGGATCTCGGGCTCACCGCAGAAACGATCGCCGCCGTGCTGCGTGCGGAGGGTTTCGACCTCGTGATCGCCGGCAACCAGTCGACCGACGGCGCTGCGGGCATGCTGGCGTCGATGCTGGCCGAGTTGCTCGAGGTGCCGGTCATCACAAACCTCGAGTCCGTTGCGATCGCAGCCGACCGGGTGACCGGAACCCGGGTGAGTGACACTGCGAGGACTGCAGTGGCCGCGACCCTTCCTGCGATCATTTCCATTACTGAGCAGCTGCCCGACGCACGATTCCCGAACTTCAAGGGCATCATGGCCGCGAAGAAGAAGCCGTTGACGGTGCTGAGCCTCATGGATCTCGGCATCGACGCCACCGACATGACGCCCGCTCGGACCATCATGACGGCGATCTCCGAACGGCCGCCGCGTGCCGCGGGAGTCACCCTCGCTGACGGGGACGGGGTGGTCGAACAGCTCGCTGCATATCTCGCCGAGAACCGACTCGTCTAG
- a CDS encoding electron transfer flavoprotein subunit alpha/FixB family protein → MEHSTDAILVLTELALDGKPVPAMAALFGAAAAIGTPIAVVCGEDPEVAEQLAAMGATAVLQAPAATVEVDALDAAARRVRAEAVLVSHSVDGREAAARFAARTHAGLIVDAVGVSRDAEGVTASHAAYGGAYSVTSAVTHSAPVITVRQGVIEARAGSQPLVGEALEVPLSDRRVVEVLSSEPIDTGGSRPELRGARTVVSGGRGLGSKDQFSTAEQLADALGAALGASRAAVDAGWVPQSTQVGQTGVSVAPQLYIALGISGAVQHRAGMQTSKFIVAINTDRDAPIFDIADFGIVGDVHTVVPRLVAEIEKLRA, encoded by the coding sequence ATGGAACACTCGACAGACGCCATCCTCGTGCTCACCGAGCTCGCACTCGACGGGAAGCCGGTGCCGGCAATGGCAGCGCTCTTCGGCGCGGCGGCGGCGATCGGAACTCCGATCGCCGTGGTGTGCGGGGAAGACCCCGAGGTTGCAGAGCAACTCGCCGCGATGGGAGCGACCGCCGTACTCCAGGCACCGGCGGCAACGGTCGAGGTCGACGCCCTCGACGCTGCGGCAAGGCGCGTGCGGGCAGAGGCGGTGCTCGTGTCGCACTCGGTCGATGGGCGAGAGGCCGCCGCTCGTTTTGCGGCTCGCACGCACGCCGGGCTCATCGTCGATGCCGTGGGGGTGAGCCGGGATGCCGAGGGCGTCACCGCGTCGCATGCCGCCTACGGCGGCGCGTACTCGGTGACTTCCGCCGTCACGCACAGTGCCCCGGTCATCACCGTGCGCCAAGGGGTCATCGAGGCGCGGGCCGGATCGCAGCCGCTGGTCGGCGAAGCGCTTGAGGTGCCGCTGAGCGATCGGCGCGTGGTCGAGGTGCTGTCGTCCGAACCGATCGATACCGGCGGATCCCGGCCCGAGTTGCGCGGCGCGCGCACCGTGGTCTCCGGTGGCCGCGGCCTGGGATCGAAGGATCAGTTCTCCACGGCGGAACAGCTCGCGGACGCGCTCGGAGCGGCCCTCGGTGCCTCGCGCGCCGCGGTGGATGCGGGCTGGGTGCCGCAGAGCACCCAGGTGGGTCAGACGGGTGTCTCCGTCGCGCCGCAGCTCTACATCGCGCTCGGCATCTCGGGGGCGGTGCAGCACCGGGCGGGCATGCAGACATCGAAGTTCATCGTCGCGATCAACACCGATCGAGACGCGCCCATCTTCGACATCGCCGATTTCGGGATCGTGGGAGACGTGCACACGGTGGTGCCGAGGCTCGTCGCCGAGATCGAGAAGCTGAGGGCGTGA
- a CDS encoding cytochrome b/b6 domain-containing protein has protein sequence MARTRAQLVRRGVIWAFGALCTMGIIVLAARGVTTLPGVPDVLRRFPGEYESPWHPEPGFPAWARWSHYLNFFFMVLIVRTGLQVRHQQKPPAFFTPKRGGKKISIYLWLHTSIDVLWLLNGVIFVVLLFVSGHWARIVPTSWEVFPNALSAMLQYLTLEWPTENGWVNYNSLQQLMYFTVVFVAAPLAAISGVRMSEWWPKDADRLNAMYPAPIARAIHFPVMLFFTVFVVVHVTLVLATGALRNLNHMFAGTDAVNWIGFLWFAGGLLVAAAATWAARPLILAPIASAFGRVSER, from the coding sequence GTGGCGCGCACCCGCGCGCAGCTCGTGCGCCGCGGAGTGATCTGGGCGTTCGGTGCGCTCTGCACGATGGGGATCATCGTGCTCGCAGCGCGCGGCGTCACGACCCTGCCGGGGGTGCCCGATGTTCTGCGTCGCTTCCCCGGGGAATACGAGTCACCCTGGCATCCGGAGCCCGGCTTCCCCGCATGGGCGAGGTGGAGCCACTATCTCAACTTCTTCTTCATGGTGCTGATCGTGCGCACCGGGCTGCAGGTGCGACACCAGCAGAAGCCACCGGCCTTCTTCACCCCGAAGCGCGGCGGCAAGAAGATCAGTATCTACTTGTGGCTGCACACGAGCATCGACGTGTTGTGGCTGCTGAACGGTGTGATCTTCGTCGTGCTGCTCTTCGTGAGCGGGCACTGGGCGCGGATCGTGCCGACGAGCTGGGAGGTATTCCCGAATGCGCTGAGCGCGATGCTGCAGTACCTCACACTCGAGTGGCCCACCGAGAACGGCTGGGTGAATTACAACAGCCTGCAGCAGCTCATGTACTTCACCGTCGTGTTCGTCGCAGCGCCGCTCGCCGCGATCTCTGGCGTGCGGATGAGCGAGTGGTGGCCCAAGGACGCCGACCGTCTGAACGCGATGTACCCGGCCCCGATCGCACGGGCGATCCACTTCCCGGTCATGCTGTTCTTCACGGTGTTCGTCGTCGTGCACGTGACCCTCGTGCTGGCCACCGGGGCACTGCGCAACCTGAACCACATGTTCGCGGGCACCGACGCTGTGAATTGGATCGGCTTCCTGTGGTTCGCCGGGGGCTTGCTTGTCGCCGCGGCCGCGACGTGGGCCGCGAGACCCCTGATCCTGGCACCGATCGCGAGCGCGTTCGGTCGAGTAAGCGAACGTTAG